Within SAR202 cluster bacterium, the genomic segment AAGGGCACTATCCGCTTCGCCAACCATGGTGAAAACAGGATCGCCCTCGAGAGCACGCTGGTGGGCTATTTCATGGTGTGGGGCTACGGCTACTCGGCAGAGCTGATAGACACAAAGGAAGCGGGAAACAAGGCAGCCTTCGACCAGGGCCTCGTGGACGTTGTCATGGAAGTGGACCGGGTAACGGACGCCGAGTGGTACAACTCAGGCATATCTTCCGGAAAGATCGTGGACGCGGGCTCCCTGCTGGGCGCATCATCGGACAAGCGCATAGTGGTGCAACCGGCGCTGAGACAGAGCTCCCCAGAGCTCGTAAGTTTTCTCGGCTCGGTGACGCTCGATGACGCAACCATAGCCAATTACGCCGCAAGCATCACAACCGGCCGCGTGGGAGTCTCCCCTACCGTTGCGACTCTTACATACCTGAAATCAGGCACTACATGGTCGACGTGGGCGCCCCAGGACATCATCGCAGGGGTGACCGATGCGATTTCTACCGGCAAGACCAGCCTCCGGAACCGGGGCTGCATTCCCATTGGCAATGAGGGCGGTGCGACGACCATGCGGTGCATACAGTAAAAGTTCAATTTCGAGGAGCCCTGGATGATTCGGAATCGACTCTTGCGGCACTTGGCGCTACCGGCGGTCCTGGCCGGACTCTTCGCCCTGGCGGCCTGCGCGCCGGAGGCCGATCCGTTCAACGTCGGAGACAGGGCCGCCCTGTCGGCCGGCACGCCGTAGAGCCCCGCGGCCGCGCCGGCGGACGGAACGCCGGCGGCAGCCGCCACACCGGGCCTGACCAACAATGCGGTTGCCTCGCAGGCGTCCGAAGGCAACGGAACGGTGCGATTTGCTGACTGGACCGACGACGAGGTCAGCCTGCTCAACAACCTGCTGGGCTACATTATCGTCTGGGGCTATGACTACAAGGTCGACCTCATAGACGTGAACGAATCTGGCTACCAGGCGGCGCTCACGGGCGGCGCCGTAGACGTGGTAGCGGAGGTGCCGAAGGCAGACGCCGGGGAATGGCTTGCGGCGCAGTCCAGCGCGGGGGCCGTGGTTGACGCGGGCTCCGCCTTTGGAGCGGGCTCCGATATTCGCATCGCCAGCACGGCATCCCTCAAGCAGACCGCCCCGGAGATCGCCGAGTTCCTGCGCACGGTCTCCGCGGACAAGGCCGCGATCGAACGCCTCGCGGCACAGATCACCGGTGGCCGCACCGGCGTGAAGCCGAACGTCGCCGCACTCATGTACCTCAAGGACAATGAGACCGCCTGTACTTCATGGGTGCCGAAGCCCGTCGCAGAGGAGGTAAGGGCCGCCCTGGCAGCAGGCAAGACCAGCCTGCTCAGGCGCAACTGCATCCCTTGAGGCGGCTCCGGCAACACCAGTGAGCCCGCCTGCTCGCGAATCAATTAGCCGATCGTCACCATTAAATGTTGCCAGGCAAAATGATGACAGGCTCCCCGATGTATCGGGGCGCCTGTCCCGTACCAGTCCGTCTCCGGCTACAGCCCTCTCTCGCATGTACTGAAGGGCCGTATTCCCTGAGCCCCGGCTCATCTGGCCGAATTGAAGTCCTCTGCCTTGACGCCCTGACGGGGCGTGTTCCCTGAGCCCAGCCCAACGGGCTGGGTAAGGTCCGACATCCCAAACTGCCTGAAGGGCCGTGTTAAACCCACACCGAGGGATGCGCCCGCTAGAACCCCAGTATGCGCTTTGCCGTCCCGCCCATAATCATCGCCATCTCGCTCTTCCCGATGAAGTTCGTGCAGTACTTCTCAATGTACTGCCGCGACTGTCGGTAAGTGCAGAACCGGTTCTGGAACGGCATATCGGTGCCCCAGAGCAGGTGGTCGGCGCCGATGTTCTTTAGCATCGCCTCCAGCGTGGGCCACACCTCCCTGTACGGGTAGTCGAACAGGTCACCGAGGCGCACGGGGAAGCATACCTCCAGGTTGCAGTTCTCGCCCTTGAACGGCGCCCAGATATCGGCAGGCAACACGATCTTGTTGCCGTCAAGGAAGAGTCTCCACGGAAAACCGTGCGTGAGGCTGCAGACGTTGTTCGGGTAACGCTCCATCCACTTCATCAGGATCCGGTGCTCGTTCAGGTAACCCTGTATTTCATCCGCCTTCGTCCGCTTCCTGTTGCGGAAATCCGGCCCCGTGCCCAGGGTGAAGAATACGGGCACGTTGAGCTTCGTCACGGCCTCCCAGAACGGCCGGTACCAGTTATCGTCCCATGACTCCGGCCCCGATGCGTACCCGAGCGGGTTGAACTTGATCGCGTCCAGCCCGTGGACCTTCACTGCGTCGGTCACTTCCTGGATGACGGCGTCCGTATCGTCCTTTATGCGCCACTCGTCCACCGGGATCATGGACTTCAGGCGGCCCGGCATCACTTTCTTGCACTCGGCCAGGTACGCGGAATCGCGGCCCAGCATCGGGTCCGTGTGGATAAGCGCCGCGTTAACCCCGGCATAGTCCATCTCGCTGCTAAGGCTGAACGGCGTGAACTCCAGGTTGCGCAGGTTCGGCGGAAAGAACTGCTTGGTGTACTCGTCCCCGTTGTAGTTCCAGACCATCCTGCCCCGGGCGTAGTTGGCCCTGAACTGCAGGTCCGGCAGCTGCATGAGGTCGGTTGACGCCTTCGGGTTGAGCACG encodes:
- a CDS encoding amidohydrolase, giving the protein MIIDSHVYCFTPIDTPGGHESGAVRMRFAQAGYSGHQQPAYRIKDLQPGPSDVLNPKASTDLMQLPDLQFRANYARGRMVWNYNGDEYTKQFFPPNLRNLEFTPFSLSSEMDYAGVNAALIHTDPMLGRDSAYLAECKKVMPGRLKSMIPVDEWRIKDDTDAVIQEVTDAVKVHGLDAIKFNPLGYASGPESWDDNWYRPFWEAVTKLNVPVFFTLGTGPDFRNRKRTKADEIQGYLNEHRILMKWMERYPNNVCSLTHGFPWRLFLDGNKIVLPADIWAPFKGENCNLEVCFPVRLGDLFDYPYREVWPTLEAMLKNIGADHLLWGTDMPFQNRFCTYRQSRQYIEKYCTNFIGKSEMAMIMGGTAKRILGF